The nucleotide sequence CTATCCGGTAATGCGATGCAATGATGGTGAATATTATCTAAGTCATGATTTTTATAAAAAAGAGGATAAAAACGGAACACCTTTTGTAAAGTCCTTTGCCGATCTTGACAGCCCCGGAGATAATTTTGTTGTCTATGCCCACAATATGAAAAACGGCACTATGTTCGGAAACCTTGATGATTACGAGAACCCGGTCTTTGCCGATGAACATCAGATAATAGAATTTGATACCTTATATGAAAAACGGCACTACCGGATAATATCAGTCTTTCGTTCAGAAGTATACTCTGAAGATGCTGATAATGAGGATAAATTTAAATATTACCAGTTTTATAATGCAGATACGAAAGAAGAATTTGATCATTTCTATGAAAATATAAAATCTATTTCATCTTATCCCAGCGAATTGGCGGCATCCTATGGTGACAAATTCATCACTCTTTCCACTTGTGCCTATCATACAAACAACGGACGTTTCGTCGTTGTTGGAAAAGAGATTGATTAAATAAAAGTAAAAATCCCTGCAGCCCATTTATTCGGACTGCAGGGATTCTTTTTTGATTGATTATTATTTACCTACTACTTTTACAACTACTGTGCCGCTAACTTCTTTTCCATCACCATCTGTGTAAGTAACTTTAAGGTTATAATTTCCTGCCTTTGTCATATCTACAGATGAACTGTCAACATCAAAGCCCTTACGAAGGATCTTGATACCACCGTCATCGTATTTAACGGTTACTCTGATATCATCTGTCTTAAGGCTTGATCCTGTCTTGTAGACTTTAGCAGACTTTCTGACTGTGATAGCGCTTACTTCTGCTTCATCAGACCCTTCTATACCTGTAGAAACTGAGAAGGTGCATGCACTCTCTTCAGGATCACTTGTTACGCTTAACTTACCATCAGTTACAGTGAGATAGTATCCGGGATATTTAACACTTTCAAAAGTAACGCCATCAGTTACAGAACTGTCAAAGCCTTCCAGTGTCTTAAATGTCATTCGCTTGGAATCTGTCGTAAATCCGTCAGATGAAGCCTTCTGATAATCCTGTCCCATTGTTACGCCCTTGTCTGTGTCTACCTGGAGGTAAAGACCCGGTTTGTTGTAAGACTCTATAGAAACATAAGCATCATTATCAGGATTTGCTTTTCCTGAAACTATCTGCCAGAGTGAATCATTTTCCTCTGCATCAGCATCAACAGATACAGGCACATCTGTATAAGGATACATGCTGTCAGATAATGAATTTGTAAAGTTCTCATGTGCTATCGGATTGCCGCTGCCATCCTTGATAGAGCTTGCTGTTCCGTTAAGTCCTGTAGATGTTTCCTCGATGTAATCAATGCTTCCGTCATCATTGAACTTCATTTCCTGGATGCAGATAACTCTTCTGAAGCCTGAGCCCCATGGAAGTGATCCGTTATGATGTATAAAATAGGTCTTTCCCTTGAAATCAATAACTGCCATATGGTTTGTATTTGATGTTGCTGTAGGCTCCATCAAAAGTCCGCCATAGGTATAGCTCTTTGACATCAGATCATCAGTTACTGCATAAGCCATTCTCTCTCTCCAGTTCATAGCATAGAAGAGATAATACTGACCTGTATAATTTCCGTCTGAATCCTGTCTTCTATAGAGCCAGGGTGCCTCTGTAAAGCCATCCGTTCCTGTCATTCCATCGATAGTTACTTCAAGTATATCTCCGTCTTTACCGTCTGCTCTTTCAGATGCTGTTACCGCTGTTATTTCTCCGTCATCATTACGGTCAGCTATGGAGATCATATCTTCATTGAGCTCTGCTATATTGTAGTTTGTATTTCCCCATGCAACATATCTGTGCTCAACTCCGTCTACTGTCTCTACCCATGCAGTCGGATCGATGTCTCCCCAGCTAGGGCTTGCTTTAGTCTGAGAATCAAGTACCAGTGGCTTTCCTATATCTTCAAAAGGACCTGTCGGTGAATCAGATACTGCTACACCGATACATTTTCCTTCACCGCTTGCAGTACTCTCTGCACAATAATAGAAATAATACTTATCATTATATTTCATTACCTGACCTGCCCAGGCGGAAGTTGTATCTGCCCATTTGATATCGGTCATGCTGAGGATGGTTCCCTCATAGGTAAAATTCTTTAAATCTTTTGTTGAATAGCATCTCCAGTCAGGCATTACATAACTGTCTCCGCTGGAGGCATCATGTCCTACATAGATATAAACTGTGTCACCATCAACCAATGCTGAAGGATCTCCTCCGTAAAGGATATCATCCTCACCATCGAATCCAAGAACCGGATTTCCGTCATTACTTTTTACAAGTGAAACTGTATTGCTTGAAGCACCATATACATTTACTGCCGGTATTGCTGCAACAGAGCCTCCAAGGATCATTGAAAGCGTAAGCAGTCCGGCAACTATTCTGTTTCTCATTATTTAGAAAACCTCCGTTTTTTATCTTTCCCGAAGGCCGATATTATCATACCGGCCCCGGAATAAGATATCCCTATCAGAATTTAGCTTTAAGTGTTGCCTTGTACTTCTTTCCACCGATAACAACTGTTATCTTGGTTGAACCCTTAGCCTTTACGGTAATTGTTCCGTCAGCTGCGATCTCTGCAACAGATGTCTTAGATGACTTGCAGGATTCAAGCTCTGCATATGTAACACCTGTGAGCATCTCAGTGATCTTGTAGGTTCCGGCTGCTGTTACCTTAAGCTTCTTCATCTTCGGTACTTCAGCTGTAATTGTGTAAACTGCTGACTCACCGTTCTTACCTACTGCTGTGACAGTTGCTGTTCCGGTCTTCTTTACCTTGACCTTGCCCTTCTTTGTTACCTTAACGATCTTCTTATTTGAGATAACATATTTCTTAACCGCAAATGAAGGTCTGATATAATACTTATTCTTTGCAAGAAGAAGGTTATCAGCATCTGCTGAAAGTATTCCGTCTGCAGGAGTCTTAGGAGTTACAACAGTTTCTGTTGTATCAGATGCTGTGTTATCAGATGCTGTGTTATCTGATGCTGTGTTATCTGATGTTGTATTATCATCCTTACTGTCATCCTCAACATCATCCCTACTGTCATCATCTGCATCATCCTCGCTGTCATCTCCGGAAGCACTGCTGTCTGTTACTGTAACTTCTGTTACATACTCAACAGGATACTCATCATAAAGAGATGTTACTGTTACACTGATCTCAGCTGTTCCAGCCTTAACTGCCTTAACTGTTGCTTTTCCGTCTGCAAATACAGCTGTTGCTACACTTGTATCAGAAGATTCTGCCTTAACTGTTACACAATCGCTGATATCATCTGATATTGCGATGATCTCTTTGCTCTCACCCTTTTCAAGAGTCATTGATTCGCTGTAAGCTGAATCATCAACCTTCTCGAATGGATCAAGATAATCTGTGTCTGCTTCTGCTGCCTTGATAGCTGCACTGAGTTTCTCAACTGCTGCTGCGATCTCAGCCTTTGTTGCTGCTGTTTTTGCTGCTTCAACTGCTTCTTTAACTGCCTTGAGGCTGTCATTTAAGTTAACTGCGATATCAAGGATATCTGCTGCCTCAAGAAGCAGTGAATCCAGTTCTGTTCTGTCGGGAGCTTTTACAGTAAATACAAATTTCTGACTTGCTGTAAGATTGCCCTCTGTTACTGTTGCTGTAAGTGTAACCTCTGTATCAGTTGTTACATCAGCTACTGTTCCGTCTGTTGCTATCACTTCTTCATCAGAAGATGTCCATACTACATCCATCTCATCAACTTCATCCACAAGATTAAGATCGAAATAGATCTCATCTGCAGATGCATTGCGGTTAAGCACTTCATCCAGTGTAAGAAGGCTTTCAAATTCTTTCTGGAATGACTCTGCGTAAGGTTCCTGGATTTCTTCCGCGGTCTTTGCACCATTGTAAACAGCAAACTTTGAAATCGTTCCTGTAAAGTTAGGATCTGCTGACCAGCATGATTTTCCTAAGTAGCCTAAAATATCATTCTTGCAACCGTTCTCGATAATATCTGCAATGCTGTAACCGGATGAAATAGTTGTTCCAACCTGCACACCATTCAGGTAAAGTGTAACGTCACCTTCATCAAATACCATATCTGCAGTGTATTCTTTACCTGCAGTTGTTGTAATACCGGTATCATAGAGAATCTCTGTTGAAGAGTTCTTTATTCCCGATCTCAGCGTGCTTCCACCGAATGCAGGTGAAAGGAACAGATAATTTGTTCCCGTGCTGAGCGGATTTGAGCCTATGCAGTATGCCCATGCATTGCTGCCGCAGGAAGCATCTCTTGAGAAAGTGCACTCGATGGTGAACTTTTCTTCATCTGAAAGAGCATCCATTATTGAAAGAGGAAGTGTTACATAGCCTGTGCTTGTAAGATTGAGTACGCCATCCTCTGCCGTTACTCCGCTGCCCTTTATTACTGCACTGTTCTTGTTGCCTGACTTATCAGGAATTGTTGTTCCGTCTATATTGCTGAAGTCAAGCTCTACTGCTGTCTCTGTGTTAACAATATCTGAAGCTTCTACTGTTACATTTGTTTCAGCTGTCTTTGTTACTGATCCATAGGTTACTGATGTTGTGATCACACAGCTTCCCTCTGCAACTGCAGTCACAGTTCCGTTCTTAACGGTTGCTACTGACTCGTCAGACGAATTATAGGAAACCGTATAGCCCTTTACCACTGAAGGAACACTGAGTTCTACGGAGCCTGTCTTACCTGCCTTAAGACTCAGGGAAGCTACAGTACTTATGCCCTTTTCCTCAAATATATCCTCTGCTGTCTTTCCATCATAGAGACTGTAAACCTGGGAAGCATCCAGAACTTCATCGTAAAGATAAAGATCATCGATATATCCAACATATTCGTTATCCCAGTAAGTCACTCCAAGATAAATGCCCTGGTTTTCTCCGTTAAGAGCCTCTGCTGCCTCTCCTGTTGTTGTTAATTCACCGTTCTCATAAACTTTTGTGCTGTTGCCATCCTGTGTGATGGTGATCATCTTCCATTCATTTTTTTCATGAGTTACGTTTCCGATGGTTGTCCAGCTATAACTGCTGTTATCTGTCTCGTTTGTCCATACCTTGTATTTAGTCCCGTCATCCGCACCTGAAATAGCGAGCCATTTTTCAGGGCTGTTATATCCAAGGAATACGGTTGCTGAGTTTACTACTACTGAGCCTGTGGGCTTTGTCCAGAATGACAGTGTATACTTGTCACCAAGATTTTCGTTTGCAAGCTTTACACCATAATCTCCAAGAAGTATTGCCTGGTCGTCTTCATCATCTGTGTGACCTGCACCGTAAACCGGATCCTTGCTGTATGCTGTAAGACCGGTAACAAGTGCCTTTGCTCCTTCAGGAAGTTCTCCATCAAAGTCCTCGTGTGTAACTTCCTCAGGAAGACCTGTATAACTCTTTGTGCTGTAGATATTTGCAACTTCGCTTGATGTTACTGCTCTGTTGTAAACTGTGATGTCATCGATAAGTCCGTTGAAGTACTCACCTGAATCCCAGCTTGCCCTGCCTATACGGAAGATACCGTTTTCTGCATCACCGAAAAGATCCTCAAGTGAAACAGAAGACTCAACAGTGCTTATCTTCTCGCCATTTACATAAAGTTCTGTAGAATCATCCTTAGCAACTACAGTGATCATCTTCCAGCTGTCATCGTATTTACCGCCTGTGTAGCTGTTTACAGCTGAACGCGTACCGGAATCCATAAATCTCTGTACGAAGATTCCATCATCATTAAAGCTGCTCGAAGCAGTAGTATCAATAATTCCAAGATATGTCTCGAAATTGCTTC is from Lachnospiraceae bacterium C1.1 and encodes:
- a CDS encoding class B sortase, translated to MLKKIIIVLRMVFILCAVFIIIGLYQFNENIEKTEKLQELKAHSSSALGNDSASVSTEADLSRSGNSTSDNKTGSISDNSQIKEILPEYRELYAINNDMVGWLKIDGTNIDYPVMRCNDGEYYLSHDFYKKEDKNGTPFVKSFADLDSPGDNFVVYAHNMKNGTMFGNLDDYENPVFADEHQIIEFDTLYEKRHYRIISVFRSEVYSEDADNEDKFKYYQFYNADTKEEFDHFYENIKSISSYPSELAASYGDKFITLSTCAYHTNNGRFVVVGKEID
- a CDS encoding family 43 glycosylhydrolase — protein: MRNRIVAGLLTLSMILGGSVAAIPAVNVYGASSNTVSLVKSNDGNPVLGFDGEDDILYGGDPSALVDGDTVYIYVGHDASSGDSYVMPDWRCYSTKDLKNFTYEGTILSMTDIKWADTTSAWAGQVMKYNDKYYFYYCAESTASGEGKCIGVAVSDSPTGPFEDIGKPLVLDSQTKASPSWGDIDPTAWVETVDGVEHRYVAWGNTNYNIAELNEDMISIADRNDDGEITAVTASERADGKDGDILEVTIDGMTGTDGFTEAPWLYRRQDSDGNYTGQYYLFYAMNWRERMAYAVTDDLMSKSYTYGGLLMEPTATSNTNHMAVIDFKGKTYFIHHNGSLPWGSGFRRVICIQEMKFNDDGSIDYIEETSTGLNGTASSIKDGSGNPIAHENFTNSLSDSMYPYTDVPVSVDADAEENDSLWQIVSGKANPDNDAYVSIESYNKPGLYLQVDTDKGVTMGQDYQKASSDGFTTDSKRMTFKTLEGFDSSVTDGVTFESVKYPGYYLTVTDGKLSVTSDPEESACTFSVSTGIEGSDEAEVSAITVRKSAKVYKTGSSLKTDDIRVTVKYDDGGIKILRKGFDVDSSSVDMTKAGNYNLKVTYTDGDGKEVSGTVVVKVVGK